From the genome of Cystobacter fuscus DSM 2262:
CGCTGTCGCGGAGCCACACACTCTCCCGGCGCGAGCGGGAGCAGCTCAGCCTGCACGTCTCGGAGCTCAATGGCTGCGGCTACTGCATCTCGGCCCACTCGGCCATCGGCAAGTCGCTCGGATTGAGCGAGCAGGACATCGAGGCGGCACGCGTGGGCGCCGGCGCCAACGCGCGCGAGAATGCACTCCTGGCCCTGGCGCGCCGCGTGGTGCGCACCGGCGGCCACGGCGCGGGAGGCGAGCTGGCCCGCGCGCGCGAGGCGGGCCTCACCGACGCCGAGGTGGTGGACGTCATCGCCGTCGTCACCCTCAGGAGCTTCACCAACGCCGTGGCCGTCGTCGCTCAGACCGAGCTCGACTGGCCCAGGGCCCCCGCCCTTCCGGAGGCTTGAGTCCCACCGGGCGCGTTGCACCGGGCCCACATGCTTTTTCAGGTATTCCAGTAATATCCTGGTTTAGACTGTCCCGCCAGGAGGGAAGTGGAATGAGCGCTCGTCGTAACGGAGTGCGCACCTGCGTCACTGGAATCCTGATGGTGCTCGGCGCGTGCACGCAGCCCCAGAAGGGGCCGGACGCCTCGGACGGCGGAGGACCTTCCGCCGATGG
Proteins encoded in this window:
- a CDS encoding carboxymuconolactone decarboxylase family protein, whose translation is MSRMSAPTPDSAPSATQSLLQSLQRKLGRVPNLYATIGHSPGALQSMLAWEEALSRSHTLSRREREQLSLHVSELNGCGYCISAHSAIGKSLGLSEQDIEAARVGAGANARENALLALARRVVRTGGHGAGGELARAREAGLTDAEVVDVIAVVTLRSFTNAVAVVAQTELDWPRAPALPEA